Proteins from one Enterobacter bugandensis genomic window:
- the thrC gene encoding threonine synthase — MKLYNLKDHNEQVSFAQAVTQGLGKNQGLFFPHDLPEFQLTEIDELLKLDFVTRSTKILSAFIGDEIPQELLEERVRAAFAFPAPVKQVEPDVGCLELFHGPTLAFKDFGGRFMAQMLTHISGDKPVTILTATSGDTGAAVAHAFYGLKNVRVVILYPKGKISPLQEKLFCTLGGNIETVAIDGDFDACQALVKQAFDDEELKAALGLNSANSINISRLLAQICYYFEAVAQLPQEARNQLVVSVPSGNFGDLTAGLLAKSLGLPVKRFIAATNANDTVPRFLKDGKWAPNATQATLSNAMDVSQPNNWPRVEELFRRKVWRLGDLGYAAVTDETTKATMRELKAVGYTSEPHAAIAYRALRDQLNPGEYGLFLGTAHPAKFKESVEDILGETLPLPKELAERADLPLLSHELPADFAALRNLMMTRA, encoded by the coding sequence ATGAAACTCTACAACCTTAAAGATCATAACGAGCAGGTCAGCTTCGCGCAGGCGGTGACTCAGGGGCTGGGCAAAAATCAGGGGCTGTTTTTCCCGCACGACCTGCCGGAATTTCAGCTGACCGAAATCGATGAGCTGCTGAAGCTGGACTTTGTCACCCGCAGCACCAAAATTCTGTCTGCGTTTATTGGCGATGAAATCCCGCAGGAGCTGCTGGAAGAGCGCGTGCGTGCGGCGTTTGCTTTCCCGGCTCCGGTTAAGCAGGTTGAGCCTGACGTCGGTTGTCTGGAGCTGTTCCACGGCCCGACCCTGGCGTTTAAAGACTTCGGCGGCCGCTTTATGGCGCAGATGCTGACCCACATCAGCGGCGACAAGCCGGTGACCATCCTGACCGCGACCTCCGGTGATACCGGTGCGGCGGTGGCACACGCGTTCTACGGCCTGAAAAACGTCCGCGTGGTGATCCTCTATCCGAAAGGCAAGATCAGCCCGTTGCAGGAAAAACTGTTCTGCACCCTCGGCGGCAACATTGAAACCGTGGCGATCGACGGCGATTTCGATGCCTGCCAGGCGTTGGTCAAGCAGGCGTTCGATGATGAAGAGCTGAAGGCCGCGCTGGGGCTGAACTCGGCGAACTCCATCAACATCAGCCGCCTGCTGGCGCAGATCTGCTACTACTTCGAAGCGGTGGCTCAGCTGCCGCAGGAAGCGCGCAATCAGCTGGTAGTTTCCGTACCAAGCGGCAACTTCGGCGACCTGACGGCGGGGCTGCTGGCGAAATCTCTCGGTCTGCCGGTGAAACGCTTTATCGCTGCCACTAACGCCAACGATACCGTGCCGCGCTTCCTGAAAGACGGCAAATGGGCGCCTAACGCCACGCAGGCGACGCTCTCCAATGCCATGGACGTGTCGCAGCCGAACAACTGGCCGCGCGTGGAAGAGCTGTTCCGCCGCAAGGTGTGGCGTCTGGGTGACCTGGGCTACGCTGCGGTGACGGACGAAACCACCAAAGCCACCATGCGCGAGCTGAAAGCGGTGGGCTACACCTCTGAGCCGCACGCGGCAATTGCGTACCGCGCGCTGCGCGACCAGCTTAACCCGGGTGAATATGGCCTGTTCCTGGGCACCGCGCATCCGGCGAAGTTCAAAGAGAGCGTGGAAGATATTCTGGGCGAAACGCTGCCGCTGCCAAAAGAGCTGGCCGAGCGCGCCGACCTGCCGCTGCTGTCTCATGAGCTGCCGGCGGATTTTGCGGCACTGCGGAATCTGATGATGACGCGCGCGTGA
- a CDS encoding DUF2502 domain-containing protein: protein MSTLKPALIALSLVLVAPMAVQASEITLVPAVKLQIGDRDNSGHYWDGGRWRDHDWWKAHYDWRDNHWRPHDEHRDRDDRHDHHHDDHRPGPDWKHH, encoded by the coding sequence GTGTCTACACTAAAACCTGCACTCATCGCGCTTTCTCTGGTGCTGGTCGCCCCCATGGCGGTACAGGCATCTGAAATTACTCTCGTACCTGCGGTAAAACTGCAGATTGGCGATCGGGACAATAGCGGGCATTACTGGGATGGCGGCCGCTGGCGCGACCACGACTGGTGGAAGGCGCATTATGACTGGCGCGATAACCATTGGCGTCCGCATGACGAGCATCGCGATCGTGATGACCGACACGACCATCATCACGACGACCACCGTCCGGGCCCGGACTGGAAGCACCATTAA
- the yaaA gene encoding peroxide stress protein YaaA — protein sequence MLILISPAKTLDYQSPLATERYTQPELLDYSQQLIREARKLSAPQIASLMSISDKLADLNATRFHEWHPDFTPANARQAILAFKGDVYTGLQAEDFSEADFDFAQQHLRMLSGLYGVLRPLDLMQPYRLEMGIRLENAKGKDLYHFWGDIITDKLNAALHAQGDNVVVNLASDEYYKSVKPKKLNAEIVKPVFLDEKNGKFKVISFYAKKARGLMSRYIIQNRLTKPEQLTGFNTDGYFFDESSSGKGELVFKRHEQ from the coding sequence ATGCTGATTCTGATTTCACCTGCAAAAACGCTCGACTACCAGAGCCCGCTCGCCACCGAGCGTTATACCCAGCCAGAACTGCTGGACTATTCGCAACAGCTGATCCGCGAAGCGCGCAAGCTCTCTGCGCCGCAAATCGCCTCGCTGATGAGCATCAGCGACAAGCTGGCAGACCTGAACGCGACCCGGTTCCACGAGTGGCACCCGGATTTCACCCCCGCCAACGCGCGCCAGGCGATCCTGGCGTTTAAGGGCGATGTTTACACCGGCCTGCAGGCGGAAGATTTTAGCGAAGCCGACTTTGATTTTGCCCAGCAGCATCTGCGCATGCTGTCGGGCCTGTATGGCGTACTGCGCCCGCTGGATCTGATGCAGCCATATCGTCTGGAGATGGGGATTCGCCTGGAAAACGCCAAAGGCAAAGACCTTTACCATTTCTGGGGCGACATCATCACCGACAAGCTGAACGCGGCGCTGCATGCTCAGGGTGATAACGTGGTGGTTAACCTGGCATCCGATGAGTACTACAAGTCGGTGAAGCCGAAAAAGCTGAACGCGGAGATCGTTAAGCCGGTCTTCCTTGATGAGAAGAACGGCAAGTTCAAGGTCATCAGCTTCTATGCGAAAAAAGCGCGTGGCCTGATGAGCCGCTACATCATTCAGAACCGCCTGACGAAGCCGGAGCAGTTAACGGGATTCAACACCGACGGCTATTTCTTTGACGAGTCGTCGTCAGGGAAAGGTGAGCTGGTATTTAAGCGCCACGAGCAGTAA